The region tgtAATCTATGGTGCAGAAGATTTGtatttgcatatatatatatatatatatatatatatactacctCTTTTCCCCGTCGGTGTTAATTTGCTTGGCTACTCCCACCAGTTGTCTTGTATTTGGGGAAGGGAACTCGGCCTGACTCAATATGCTTGACATCTTCCACAAGAAGTTCATAGTGCCTTTTCACTTCTTCTGGTGTTTTCCCACCAACAGCCTTAGCGACATTGTGCCAACGGTCAGGGGTGTCCTTATCATACACAGCAAGAGCCCTCTCAAAGGCCTTGTTCTCTTTTGCAGTCCATGAGTCAGAGGAGGACATTGAACTGGATGCCATTGCTTAGCTTAGGGTgttaaagtggatgtttatTGAGTATAAACTAAGGTCTTGAGGAGGTgataaaaga is a window of Quercus lobata isolate SW786 unplaced genomic scaffold, ValleyOak3.0 Primary Assembly Scq3eQI_241, whole genome shotgun sequence DNA encoding:
- the LOC115973755 gene encoding protein RADIALIS-like 2 is translated as MASSSMSSSDSWTAKENKAFERALAVYDKDTPDRWHNVAKAVGGKTPEEVKRHYELLVEDVKHIESGRVPFPKYKTTGGSSQAN